In Daphnia magna isolate NIES linkage group LG7, ASM2063170v1.1, whole genome shotgun sequence, a single genomic region encodes these proteins:
- the LOC116926787 gene encoding LOW QUALITY PROTEIN: uncharacterized protein LOC116926787 (The sequence of the model RefSeq protein was modified relative to this genomic sequence to represent the inferred CDS: deleted 1 base in 1 codon) — protein sequence MVISFDLLIDLTPNLTLAVAKGAKHVLDHILNLWKTKTLSDVTFRCKGKDIKAHVMIVASCSPVLAAMFANDFKEKSEKVVEVKDVTHNTFSRLLRFMYVGDASLETVQEEEITELLVAADKYRVDTLKEDCGLHLSQNLKVENAACFLVLAHLHNSSVLHEMTLDFMSKNAKAVCSRKDWMDIIKKYPELCFQATQFMFEYKMVLCTIVSKIKILNSSLLTEGKIYPTLPINFATSFVLLLSVRYQLFPNSFHTFKRVFFCVRYLISTVCLYRMASAQKLRENLLSISWGAVNCVAANGQVLITDFPDVFESCQLSYNINGQQIVLELNFVLSKTSKPTKLETISILAAKDGVKQKMNLSQTKWTTSWVAPARRNNCQYCGLYPTASFDILIDLNPDLDFTMTKGAKHVLDHILNLWKTNTLSDVTFRCKGKEIKAHVMIVASCSPVLAAMFDNDFKEKHEKVVNIKDITPETFSRLLRFMYVGDASLETVAEDDLSELLTAADKYGVETLKEDCALHMSRNLKIDNAARFLVLAHLHNSSVLHETTLEFMSKNAKAVCSRKDWMDVIKNYPELCFQAMQLMVGL from the exons ATGGTCATTTCATTTGACCTATTGATAGATTTAACTCCTAATTTGACGTTGGCTGTGGCAAAAGGAGCAAAGCATGTCCTTGATCACATT TTAAATCTGTGGAAAACAAAGACATTGTCTGATGTCACTTTCAGATGCAAGGGCAAAGACATTAAAGCTCATGTCATGATTGTGGCCTCTTGCAGCCCTGTATTGGCTGCCATGTTCGCCAACGATTTCAAGGAAAAATCCGAGAAAGTTGTTGAAGTCAAAGATGTCACTCACAACACTTTCTCGCGTCTCCTTCGCTTCATGTACGTGGGCGATGCGTCCCTGGAAACcgttcaagaagaagaaatcacCGAATTGCTGGTTGCGGCCGATAAGTATCGTGTTGATACTTTGAAAGAAGATTGCGGACTGCATTTGTCCCAGAATTTGAAGGTTGAAAACGCTGCATGTTTTCTCGTCTTGGCGCATCTTCACAATTCGTCTGTTCTTCATGAAATGACGTTGGATTTTATGTCGAAGAATGCAAAAGCTGTTTGTTCACGTAAGGACTGGATGGATATTATCAAGAAATATCCAGAGCTTTGTTTTCAAGCTACGCAGTTTATGTTTG AATACAAGATGGTTTTGTGCACAATTGTTTCCAAGATAAAGATTTTAAACTCCTCCCTCCTGACCGAAGGCAAAatttacccaaccctgcccatAAACTTTGCaacttcatttgttttgttgttgtcggtGAGATATCAGCTCTTTCCAAACTCATTCCACACATTtaaacgtgtttttttttgcgttcgTTATCTGATTTCTACAGTTTGCCTTTATAGGATGGCATCAGCTCAAAAATTGAGAGAGAATTTGTTGTCCATTTCTTGGGGTGCAGTAAATTGTGTTGCAGCCAACGGCCAAGTATTAATTACAGATTTCCCCGACGTTTTTGAATCCTGTCAATTAAGCTACAACATAAATGGACAACAAATCGTCCTGGAACTGAATTTTGTGCTGTCAAAGACCTCAAAGCCAACTAAACTCGAAACGATATCGATATTGGCTGCTAAAGATGGTGTCAAGCAGAAGATGAATTTGAGCCAAACAAAATGGACCACCTCGTGGGTGGCACCGGCAAGAAGGAATAATTGTCAATATTGTGGCTTGTATCCGACTGCATCGTTTGATATTCTAATAGATTTAAATCCGGATTTGGATTTTACGATGACTAAAGGAGCAAAGCACGTCCTAGATCACATTTTGAATCTGTGGAAAACGAACACATTGTCTGACGTCACTTTCAGATGCAAAGGCAAAGAAATCAAAGCTCACGTCATGATTGTGGCTTCCTGCAGCCCTGTACTGGCAGCAATGTTCGACAATGATTTCAAAGAAAAGCACGAAAAAGTAGTTAATATCAAAGACATCACACCTGAAACTTTTTCGCGACTTCTTCGCTTCATGTATGTCGGAGATGCGTCTTTGGAAACCGTTGCAGAAGATGATCTATCCGAACTGCTAACGGCAGCCGACAAGTATGGTGTCGAGACTTTGAAAGAAGATTGTGCATTGCATATGTCTCGGAATTTGAAGATAGATAACGCCGCACGTTTTCTTGTGCTGGCTCATCTTCACAATTCTTCTGTTCTTCACGAAACGACGTTGGAGTTTATGTCGAAGAACGCCAAAGCTGTCTGCTCGCGTAAAGATTGGATGGATGTTATCAAGAATTATCCTGAGCTTTGTTTTCAAGCCATGCAGCTTATGGTTGGACTTTAA
- the LOC116927358 gene encoding cryptochrome-1 gives MNILWFRRGLRLHDNPALLSAIENSKEFLALYIFDTTFQDAGYKPYHMYGFLLECLNDLNESFQSVGTKLHIFQGCPLEVFRHLRQSHCINKLCFIQDCEPIWHERDNAVKNLCLELDIEVYEHVAHTLWDPMDIIASNGGTPPLTYEMFVHVAMSVGDPPKPAADPEWKGVKFVSIEPFETNRFTVFDGVPTLGAVGVPENPVGCRNRKIIGGETNALKHFEIRLRAEETAFRSGFYQPNQARPDLLGPPLSLSAAISVGAMSVRLFYWKIHELFDKVNKGSPPAWLGITGQIIWRDYFYAMSRMNPKFDKEVDNPICLQIPWNENEELFEKWKNGQTGYPFIDAGMRQLNQEGWMHHSVRNAVAMFLTRGDLWLNWDIGAEYMAYQLVDSDWSVNSGNWMWVSSSAFERLLDCSVCINSVLYGKRLEPSGDYIRRYVPELANFEFEYIHEPWKAPIDIQRAANCIIGKDYPTRIVIHEEVLTRNQTWMKDFRRKFKETPAHCQPSSNSEVYKFFCLPDDSLPF, from the exons ATGAATATTCTTTGGTTCCGCCGTGGGCTGAGACTTCACGATAATCCTGCTCTACTATCAGCAATAGAGAATTCAAAAGAGTTTCTAGCTTTGTACATCTTTGATACAACATTCCAAG ATGCTGGATACAAACCCTATCACATGTACGGGTTCTTGTTGGAATGTTTGAATGATCTAAATGAAAGCTTTCAAAGTGTTGGAACAAAGCTTCACATTTTCCAGGGTTGTCCTCTGGAAGTGTTCCGTCATTTACGTCAGTCACACTGCATCAACAAGCTTTGCTTTATTCAAGACTGTGAACCTATCTGGCATGAGAGGGATAATGCTGTCAAAA ATTTGTGCTTGGAGTTGGACATTGAAGTTTATGAACATGTTGCTCACACTCTTTGGGATCCCATGGACATAATTGCATCTAATGGTGGAACTCCACCTTTAACTTATGAGATGTTTGTG CATGTTGCCATGTCAGTTGGTGACCCACCAAAACCTGCTGCTGATCCAGAATGGAAAGGTGTGAAGTTTGTTTCTATTGAACCCTTTGAAACTAACAGATTCACTGT TTTTGACGGAGTACCCACTCTTGGCGCAGTTGGAGTGCCCGAAAATCCCGTAGGTTGCCGAAATCGGAAAATAATCGGCGGGGAAACTAATGCGCTTAAACACTTTGAGATTCGATTACGGGCCGAAGAAACTGCTTTCCGAAGTGGTTTTTACCAGCCAAATCAAGCCCGTCCTGATTTGCTTGGCCCTCCTCTATCCTTGAGCGCAGCGATCTCAGTGGGAGCTATGTCAGTCAGACT ATTCTACTGGAAAATTCACGAGCTTTTTGACAAAGTAAATAAGGGTAGCCCTCCTGCTTGGCTAGGCATTACTGGCCAAATTATCTGGCGCGATTACTTCTACGCCATGAGCCGAATGAATCCCAAGTTCGATAAGGAAGTAGATAACCCAATCTGTTTACAAATTCCTTGGAATGAAAATGAAGAGCTTTTTGAGAAGTGGAAAAACGGGCAAACAGGATACCCATTTATTGACGCTGGAATGAGACAGCTGAATCAAGAAG GATGGATGCACCATTCTGTCCGCAATGCTGTAGCTATGTTTCTAACACGTGGTGATTTGTGGCTTAACTGGGATATTGGAGCCGAATATATGGCATATCAGTTGGTAGATTCTGACTGGTCTGTTAACTCGGGTAATTGGATGTGGGTATCAAGTTCTGCTTTTGAGCGGTTACTCGATTGCTCAGTTTGCATCAATTCGGTACTCTATGGCAAGCGATTAGAACCATCAGGAGATTATATTCGTCGATATGTACCAGAATTGGCCAATTTTGAATTCGAATACATTCACGAACCGTGGAAGGCTCCGATCGATATTCAGCGGGCGGCCAATTGCATTATAG GCAAAGACTATCCCACCCGAATAGTCATACACGAGGAAGTCTTAACCCGAAACCAAACATGGATGAAGGATTTTCGTAGAAAGTTCAAAGAAACTCCAGCCCATTGTCAGCCGTCGTCCAATAGCGAAGTATATAAATTTTTCTGTCTTCCAGACGACAGTCTCCCGTTCTAA
- the LOC116927360 gene encoding speckle-type POZ protein B translates to MALIVPPISRRSAVTVGRQFTTESPLIILIQSDPDSSISLKKGAQHVIDHLSNLWKTKTLSNVTFKCKTKSIEAHTLILASGSPVLAAMFQHDFTENQKKVVLIKDIEANVFEELLCFIYTGNFSVTNVDVAKLLVAADKYAVETLKEECAMYLANSLTVENALPYLVKSHLHNSPLLYQSALGFITKKENAKAICLRKDWMEIIKHYPELCFQVTQLMIGD, encoded by the coding sequence ATGGCTCTCATCGTGCCACCAATATCGCGAAGATCTGCAGTTACTGTAGGGAGACAGTTTACAACGGAGAGTCCTCTCATAATTCTAATTCAGTCAGATCCTGATTCGTCGATTTCTCTAAAAAAAGGAGCTCAGCATGTCATTGACCATTTATCGAACCTATGGAAAACTAAGACTCTGTCGAATGTCACTTTCAAGTGCAAGACAAAATCCATCGAAGCTCACACTTTGATCCTTGCTTCTGGCAGCCCGGTACTGGCTGCCATGTTTCAACATGATTTTACggaaaaccagaaaaaagTCGTACTAATCAAAGACATCGAGGCAAATGTTTTTGAAGAGTTGCTTTGTTTCATCTATACCGGAAATTTTAGTGTCACCAATGTGGATGTAGCTAAACTTCTGGTTGCAGCCGACAAGTATGCTGTGGAAACATTAAAAGAAGAGTGTGCAATGTATTTGGCCAATAGTTTGACTGTAGAAAACGCCTTGCCATATCTAGTGAAGTCTCATCTCCATAATTCACCATTGCTTTACCAAAGTGCACTGGGTTTCATTACGAAGAAGGAAAATGCAAAAGCCATCTGCCTGCGCAAGGATTGGAtggaaataataaaacacTATCCAGAACTTTGCTTCCAGGTAACACAACTTATGATCGGTGATTAA
- the LOC116926138 gene encoding prothoracicostatic peptides, with product MQLWQCPLLLMVSLIAAINTQQTPSQQRFEPNQVAELVELHQQLGPSREQQEQPAQADNKDHQLAASPAALLQLTPSDWRSSEDKRNWNRMQGMWGKRSQQQSDESATLHDMTPQRMVKRAWSDLSQQGWGKRSWTQLHGVWGKRRWDQLHGAWGKRTVDGQVDSQEDQSAETEREDVSDSDELETSKRSGWNKMQGVWGKRSDTPNLDGIGNNDLLLMLSGDQLYLKDDDQPTAKLVEDDENGESTNKRAWNQMQGVWGKRALSAMAAGYKRNWNNLRGAWGKREIPAAVAKGMEWSRKRESGWNNLKGLWG from the exons ATGCAGTTGTGGCAGTGCCCGTTATTGCTGATGGTTTCGCTGATCGCAGCCATCAACACACAACAGACGCCGTCACAGCAACGGTTCGAACCCAATCAAGTGGCCGAGCTTGTGGAGCTCCATCAGCAATTGGGACCGTCTCGGGAACAGCAGGAACAGCCGGCTCAAGCTGATAATAAG GACCATCAACTGGCAGCGTCGCCAGCCGCTTTGCTGCAGCTGACACCAAGCGATTGGCGGAGCTCTGAGGACAAAAGAAACTGGAACCGGATGCAGGGAATGTGGGGCAAACGGAGCCAGCAACAGTCAGACGAATCGGCTACCTTACACGACATGACTCCGCAACGG ATGGTGAAACGGGCTTGGTCGGATTTATCGCAACAAGGATGGGGCAAAAGGAGCTGGACCCAATTGCACGGCGTGTGGGGCAAACGCCGATGGGACCAACTGCACGGCGCCTGGGGTAAGCGGACCGTTGACGGACAAGTCGACAGCCAAGAGGATCAATCAGCGGAGACGGAACGCGAGGACGTGAGCGATTCGGACGAGTTGGAGACCAGCAAACGCTCCGGTTGGAATAAAATGCAAGGTGTTTGGGGCAAACGAAGCGATACTCCAAATCTGGATGGCATTGGCAACAACGACTTACTTCTCATGCTCTCCGGAGACCAACTCTACCTGAAAGATGACGATCAACCGACGGCCAAACTCGTCGAG GATGATGAAAATGGAGAATCAACGAACAAAAGAGCCTGGAATCAGATGCAGGGTGTCTGGGGTAAACGAGCACTTTCAGCCATGGCTGCCGGATATAAGCGGAACTGGAATAATCTGCGCGGAGCTTGGGGCAAGCGTGAAATACCTGCCGCCGTCGCAAAAG GTATGGAATGGTCACGAAAACGTGAATCTGGCTGGAATAATCTGAAAGGTCTCTGGGGgtga
- the LOC116927566 gene encoding cell wall protein DAN4, translating into MFAVDELPRNSNNDLSRSFGCLAPTPATPMYSVTTTSTSVPVSYSTSGTPTSYNAAGTMSYTTRTPPAPVTTSYVTTVVMNYSMTQLLTLAPMTYSQPSLPSPALVGYPAPPAAMSLPICYPTLSASTSAPNVYPVTTVPSPVTMDNPAPMASPTAPMSYSAPMVL; encoded by the coding sequence ATGTTCGCTGTCGATGAACTACCCCGCAACAGCAACAATGACTTATCCCGCTCCTTTGGCTGTTTGGCACCTACTCCTGCAACGCCTATGTATTCCGTCACTACCACATCTACCTCTGTGCCAGTGAGTTATTCGACTTCCGGCACGCCAACAAGCTACAACGCTGCTGGTACGATGAGCTATACCACTCGAACACCACCTGCCCCGGTAACAACCAGCTATGTCACTACTGTAGTGATGAACTACTCCATGACTCAACTCCTTACTCTGGCACCTATGACCTATTCACAACCTTCGTTACCCTCACCTGCTTTAGTGGGCTATCCTGCTCCCCCGGCAGCCATGTCTTTGCCAATTTGCTATCCTACACTTTCAGCATCTACATCAGCACCTAATGTATATCCTGTGACTACGGTACCTTCACCCGTAACTATGGACAATCCCGCACCAATGGCATCTCCAACTGCACCAATGAGCTATTCCGCACCTATGGTACTTTAA
- the LOC116927359 gene encoding GPI mannosyltransferase 1, translating into MYTQSSKKNWNTRLVAHNEAVENSDSERRKYKACAAGIAVRLFLILWGHYQDKFLSVKYTDVDYVVFSDASRYVTQGQSPYLRPTYRYTPLLAWILTPNIFLHSDFGKLLFSIVDLINGLIIYGNVRSRFSSPIAFKSLCLWLFNPITLVVSTRGSAESLIVLTVLMTLYFHHRCSYLASGFSLGLAVHLKLYPVIYSLVFYTSISPSVTLFQSLKPNLGRVKLVVGFCLSLVMASSVSYYFYGWPFLHETYLYHLTRQDVRHNFSPYFYLLYLHGELDTATLVALASFLPQVLIVLVISWRYRSRADIGVGLFVLTFGFVTFNKVVTSQYFLWYLSLLPLCLPELNFSNTKRIAMASAWLLSQGLWLLSAYRLEFLGHNVMLHVWMASLLFFAVNIYIMTQVLQVKKSRGVKKLL; encoded by the coding sequence ATGTATACACAAAGCAGCAAGAAAAATTGGAACACGCGTCTAGTAGCTCATAATGAAGCTGTAGAAAATAGTGATAGTGAAAGAAGGAAATATAAAGCTTGTGCTGCTGGTATAGCTGTCCGCCTCTTCCTCATCCTGTGGGGACATTATCAAGACAAGTTTCTATCGGTTAAGTATACCGACGTGGACTACGTAGTTTTTTCGGATGCCTCTCGGTACGTCACGCAAGGTCAGTCTCCTTACCTTCGCCCTACCTACCGCTATACACCATTGCTGGCATGGATCCTCACACCTAACATCTTCCTTCATTCGGATTTCGGCAAACTTTTGTTCTCAATCGTCGATTTGATAAACGGACTTATCATCTACGGGAACGTGAGGTCACGATTCAGTTCACCAATTGCGTTTAAAAGTCTTTGTCTTTGGTTGTTCAATCCCATCACACTGGTAGTTTCTACACGAGGGAGTGCTGAGTCGCTGATTGTTCTTACTGTACTCATGACTCTCTACTTTCACCATCGGTGCTCTTACCTGGCGAGTGGCTTTTCACTTGGCCTAGCAGTGCATTTGAAACTATATCCCGTCATCTACTCTTTGGTTTTCTACACAAGCATTTCCCCTTCTGTTACACTATTCCAAAGTCTGAAACCTAACCTTGGTCGAGTGAAATTAGTTGTCGGCTTTTGTCTCTCTCTCGTCATGGCCAGCTCCGTCAGCTATTATTTTTACGGATGGCCATTCTTGCACGAAACTTATCTGTACCACTTGACGAGACAAGACGTCCGACACAACTTCTCCCCATATTTTTACCTACTCTACCTACATGGTGAGCTTGACACTGCCACACTGGTCGCATTGGCTTCATTTCTACCACAGGTGCTTATTGTGCTTGTCATATCGTGGCGTTATCGTTCCAGAGCCGACATTGGTGTAGGCCTCTTCGTGCTCACCTTTGGCTTTGTCACCTTTAACAAAGTGGTCACGTCACAATACTTTTTGTGGTACCTAAGTCTTCTGCCTCTCTGTCTGCCCGAGTTAAACTTCAGTAACACTAAACGTATAGCCATGGCTTCGGCATGGTTGTTGAGTCAAGGATTGTGGCTTCTGTCCGCGTATAGACTCGAATTCCTGGGTCATAATGTCATGCTACACGTCTGGATGGCCAGCCTTCTCTTCTTTGCCGTCAACATCTATATTATGACCCAAGTCCTCCAAGTAAAGAAAAGTCGGGGCGTAAAAAAACTATTGTAA
- the LOC116927361 gene encoding neuronal membrane glycoprotein M6-a produces MGSCRDCLTRIPYATFIATVLCFIGIGVFCGTVYRGATLANLILLDVFHVQVEWIGIMRLLLIILGGIMACLALIMLVVGCLATGSTRHTVYRAWKARVGGRLSCAIFLGMSYILFYVWVGILVCLTMVTLIFTLFWGLCVDNQRRHDRPCISFVQFDWLFPNGTTVDDLQVCGPEELKLFCKDYVEVAEVSFILSTVASFVVALALVHYLMCLASNYAYIRDQEKISDLQEMQYLHESIMK; encoded by the exons ATGG GTTCTTGTAGAGATTGCCTGACACGCATCCCATATGCAACATTTATTGCTACCGTTCTGTGTTTTATTGGCATTGGAGTATTCTGTGGCACTGTTTACAGAGGAGCAACACTAGCTAATTTGATTCTGCTAGACGTTTTTCATGTACAAGTTGAATG GATTGGTATTATGAGGCTCTTACTCATTATTTTGGGTGGAATTATGGCTTGTTTAGCACTTATCATGCTAGTTGTGGGGTGCCTGGCCACAGGCAGTACTCGTCACACTGTTTACAGAGCCTGGAAGGCACGAGTAGGTGGAAGACTGTCCTGCGCAAta TTCCTTGGAATGTCctatattttgttttatgtcTGGGTTGGTATCTTAGTGTGTCTAACTATGGTCACTTTGATATTCACCTTGTTCTGGGGGCTCTGCGTTGACAACCAACGCCGCCATGATCGTCCATGCATTTCTTTTGTCCAGTTCG ACTGGCTTTTCCCGAACGGTACGACCGTCGACGATTTGCAAGTTTGCGGGCCGGAGGAACTAAAACTATTTTGTAAGGACTACGTTGAGGTTGCCGAAGTATCTTTCATTCTGTCCACGGTCGCCTCTTTCGTGGTTGCCCTTGCTCTTGTCCATTATTTGATGTGTCTTGCATCCAACTATGCATACATACGCGACCAGGAGAAGATATCTGATCTACAGGAAATGCAGTACCTCCACGAATCAATTATGAAGTAG
- the LOC116920122 gene encoding speckle-type POZ protein, with product MILENTKWTTTWMLTAGRNTCQYCGNFSTASFNILIDFTPDMELTVKKGATHVLDHILNLWKTKTLSDVTFRCNDKEIKAHVMIVASCSPVLAAMFTNDYKESHERIVDIKDFTPDTFSRLLRFMYTGDASLETDVTEEGITELLIAADKYAVETLKKECAQYLSRNLKVENAARFLVLAHLHNSCVLHESTLEFMSKNAKAVCSRKDWMDLIKNYPELCFQATQLMVGL from the coding sequence ATGATATTGGAAAATACTAAATGGACAACAACATGGATGTTAACAGCTGGAAGGAATACTTGTCAATATTGTGGTAATTTCTCAACTGCGTCATTCAATATCCTGATAGATTTTACTCCAGATATGGAGTTAACTGTGAAAAAAGGAGCAACACATGTCCTCGATCATATTTTGAATCTGTGGAAAACAAAGACATTGTCTGATGTCACTTTCAGATGCAATGACAAAGAAATCAAAGCTCATGTCATGATTGTGGCCTCGTGCAGCCCTGTGTTGGCTGCCATGTTCACCAATGATTACAAAGAAAGTCACGAAAGAATAGTTGACATAAAAGATTTCACACCTGATACTTTCTCGCGCCTTCTTCGCTTCATGTATACCGGAGATGCATCCCTAGAAACTGATGTAACAGAGGAAGGTATAACTGAATTGCTGATTGCAGCCGATAAGTATGCAGttgaaactttgaaaaaagaatgcgCACAGTATTTGTCCCGGAATTTGAAAGTCGAAAACGCTGCCCGTTTTCTTGTATTGGCTCATCTTCACAATTCATGTGTTCTTCACGAATCGACGTTAGAGTTTATGTCGAAGAATGCCAAAGCTGTTTGTTCACGTAAGGATTGGATGGACCTTATAAAAAATTATCCAGAGCTTTGCTTTCAAGCTACACAGCTTATGGTTGGCCTATAA
- the LOC116926904 gene encoding uncharacterized protein LOC116926904, which produces MGSQVSQPVIVEQVRPGLYCCRWRMAESVRDFRCYANAFKLRGRRPNSYSITATWIEKKYTVIVEASRESVQKSSQPETAKLFSIGEDELDTDATLSAREEKRRDLPQSVWISYGGGQNQILPELAPGVWRTNDFQFNTSLGQRSLPYRVMTGRPWAGCGLTFRLWMDFQTTSRGERTALRHFSDAFNNQSYCDVQFELGSETIGAHVAVLSARSSVFSAMFHNDMQESNTRRVVISDIEPPVFKQLLHYMYAGKAPDLQLLADEMAQPLLLAADKYDVQDLKDECQALMRSRLTVDNAFDILVWAHYHSVTRLTEAALTFVAECDEETCAAQSDLEEMNKVCPELCNLIANKRTLMNNPSLCLC; this is translated from the exons ATGGGATCGCAAGTCTCGCAGCCGGTGATAGTTGAACAAGTGCGGCCGGGACTCTACTGTTGCCGATGGCGGATGGCAGAGAGCGTTCGCGATTTCCGTTGTTACGCGAACGCGTTCAAACTACGTGGCCGTCGGCCCAACTCGTACAGCATCACGGCCACCTGGATCGAGAAGAAGTACACCGTTATTGTGGAAGCGTCACGAGAATCTGTTCAGAAATCTAGTCAGCCCGAAACGGCTAAATTATTCAGCATCGGAGAAGATGAGTTGGACACCGATGCCACACTTTCTGCacgagaagagaaaagaagagattTGCCGCAATCCGTCTGGATCAGTTACGGAG GCGGGCAGAATCAAATTTTACCTGAATTAGCACCTGGTGTTTGGAGAACGAACGATTTCCAGTTCAACACTTCACTGGGCCAACGCTCATTACCTTACAGGGTAATGACCGGGAGGCCATGGGCGGGATGTGGATTGACGTTTCGTTTGTGGATGGACTTCCAGACGACCAGTCGAGGAGAAAGGACGGCATTGAGACATTTCAGCGATGCCTTCAATAATCAGAGCTATTGTGATGTCCAATTTGAGCTCGGATCAGAGACGATAGGAGCCCACGTCGCTGTACTTTCAGCTCGAAGTTCCGTTTTCTCCGCCATGTTCCACAATGACATGCAAGAGTCTAATACGCGACGCGTAGTTATTTCGGATATTGAGCCACCCGTTTTCAAACAACTGCTGCATTACATGTACGCAGGTAAAGCACCTGATCTGCAACTTCTAGCCGATGAAATGGCCCAGCCGTTGCTGTTGGCCGCTGATAAATACGACGTCCAGGACCTGAAAGACGAATGCCAAGCGTTGATGAGATCGCGACTGACTGTTGACAACGCATTCGATATTCTCGTGTGGGCTCATTATCATTCTGTGACTCGATTAACAGAAGCTGCTTTGACATTCGTGGCCGAGTGTGACGAAGAAACGTGCGCCGCTCAATCCGATCTGGAAGAAATGAACAAAGTGTGTCCAGAACTCTGTAATCTCATCGCCAATAAACGCACGTTGATGAACAACCCGTCCTTGTGCCTCTGTTGA
- the LOC123474659 gene encoding vegetative cell wall protein gp1-like, which translates to MRSSAPPVPTHGSTGYVAPLAPSAVGYPASLAPTPMGYAAITSTPSAPTRLSYTFSICFYTNGLSCNFDRYIRSDRQPCFHNSYTNNDKLSCISSNFTSFTQHTKSPAAMSNPSTPATMQMPIGYTAAPAPVPTPMIILTPLAAPLASMAYPALPMPPSSQMGYSAPSAPSAPSAPSAPSVSTSILTSAPQPGSVGYAPSPATMPAAVSNSVPLAPIAPAAMGYPASAVPIPALVRYPAFPSMHVSATLPPPSPTSSPIPVTTPRPYPINVSSVY; encoded by the coding sequence ATGAGATCCTCTGCTCCACCGGTACCTACACATGGATCAACAGGCTATGTCGCCCCTTTGGCACCTTCAGCAGTTGGCTATCCTGCATCATTGGCACCTACACCGATGGGGTATGCCGCAATTACGTCAACACCGTCAGCACCAACCAGGCTATCCTACACCTTCAGTATCTGCTTCTACACCAATGGGTTATCCTGCAACTTCGACCGCTACATCCGCTCAGACAGGCAACCCTGCTTTCATAATTCCTACACCAACAATGATAAGCTCTCTTGCATCTCCAGCAACTTTACCAGCTTCACCCAGCATACTAAATCTCCAGCAGCAATGTCTAATCCTTCAACTCCAGCAACCATGCAAATGCCAATAGGTTATACAGCAGCTCCAGCTCCTGTGCCTACCCCGATGATTATTCTTACACCTTTGGCAGCTCCATTGGCTTCTATGGCCTATCCTGCACTCCCGATGCCTCCATCTTCCCAGATGGGCTATTCTGCACCTTCTGCACCTTCTGCACCTTCTGCACCTTCTGCACCTTCTGTATCTACATCAATATTAACCTCTGCACCTCAACCAGGATCAGTGGGCTATGCTCCCTCTCCGGCAACTATGCCTGCAGCAGTGAGCAATTCTGTACCACTTGCCCCAATAGCACCCGCAGCAATGGGCTATCCTGCATCTGCAGTACCCATACCTGCACTAGTGAGATATCCTGCGTTTCCATCCATGCATGTTTCAGCGACATTGCCTCCTCCCAGTCCGACGAGTTCCCCTATTCCTGTAACCACTCCTCGTCCATATCCGATCAATGTCTCTTCAGTTTATTAA